A genomic region of Fusobacterium perfoetens contains the following coding sequences:
- the nrdD gene encoding anaerobic ribonucleoside-triphosphate reductase has product MERVIKRDGDIVPFKRERIERAITLAAGQSERPMEEETIKRIALQIENLDTKELGVEDIQDLVVKKLMATSRKDIAMLYQGYRAVMADKRAKEKNIYKQINELIDATDKDQMNENANKDSKTISVQRDLLAGISSKDYYLNKILPKHLKAAHELGEIHIHDLDYLLFRETNCELVDVARMLKGGCKIGNAKMLEPNSVDVAVGHIVQIIASVSSNTYGGCSIPYLDKVLVPYIIKSFKKHFKKGLKYVERMNDEAVEKVMEEGNIEYSNSSLKERFPLAFDYAADMTEESVKQAMQGLEYEINSLSTVNGQTPFTTIGIGTETSWEGRLVQKYVLKTRMDGFGAKKETAIFPKIVYATCEGLNFNPEDPNWDISQMAFSCMTKSIYPDILFVTKEQVEKGTVVYPMGCRAFLSPWYDKDGKEIYSGRFNFGATSINLPRIAIKNKGDEAGFYKELDRILELCKENSVFRAKYLENTQAEIAPIIWEEGALAEKDPKDTIKDLIYGGYSTVSIGYIGLSEVSQLVYGKDFSQDEEVYEKTFKILKHMADKVAEFKKETNLGFALYGTPSESLCNRFCKIDKEEFGIIPMITDKGYYDNSFHVSSHIKINPFEKLRMEAPGHKYSWGGHISYIETDSLKNNLEAVYEILKYAKSVGIHYMGINQPVDKCHKCGFSGEFLATEEGFTCPNCGNHDSTQMNVIRRVCGYLSQPDARPFNSGKQKEVIARVKHM; this is encoded by the coding sequence ATTGAGAGAGTTATAAAAAGAGACGGGGATATTGTTCCCTTTAAAAGAGAGAGAATAGAAAGAGCTATTACTCTTGCTGCAGGTCAAAGTGAAAGACCTATGGAGGAAGAGACAATTAAAAGAATAGCTTTACAAATTGAAAATCTTGATACTAAAGAACTTGGTGTTGAAGATATTCAAGACCTTGTAGTAAAAAAACTTATGGCGACTTCAAGAAAAGATATAGCTATGTTGTATCAAGGATACAGAGCTGTAATGGCAGATAAAAGAGCTAAAGAAAAAAATATATATAAACAAATTAATGAATTAATAGATGCAACAGATAAAGATCAGATGAATGAAAATGCAAATAAGGATTCTAAAACAATATCTGTTCAAAGAGACCTTCTTGCAGGAATTTCTTCAAAAGATTATTATCTTAACAAAATTCTTCCAAAACATTTAAAGGCTGCTCATGAGTTAGGTGAAATACATATTCACGACCTTGACTACCTTCTTTTCAGAGAAACAAACTGTGAACTTGTTGATGTGGCAAGAATGCTTAAGGGAGGATGTAAGATAGGAAATGCTAAAATGCTTGAACCTAATTCTGTTGATGTAGCAGTAGGGCATATAGTTCAAATCATCGCTTCAGTTTCTTCTAATACTTATGGAGGATGTTCTATCCCTTACTTAGATAAAGTTTTAGTTCCTTATATTATAAAGAGCTTTAAAAAGCATTTTAAAAAGGGACTTAAATATGTAGAAAGAATGAATGATGAAGCTGTTGAAAAAGTAATGGAAGAAGGAAATATAGAATATTCAAATTCATCTTTAAAAGAAAGATTTCCTCTTGCATTTGATTATGCAGCAGATATGACAGAAGAATCAGTTAAACAAGCTATGCAAGGACTTGAATATGAGATTAACTCTCTTTCAACTGTAAATGGTCAAACTCCTTTTACAACTATAGGAATAGGAACTGAAACTTCATGGGAAGGAAGATTAGTTCAGAAATATGTATTAAAAACAAGAATGGACGGATTTGGAGCTAAAAAAGAAACAGCAATATTCCCTAAAATAGTTTATGCAACTTGTGAAGGGCTTAACTTCAATCCAGAAGATCCTAACTGGGATATATCACAGATGGCTTTCAGCTGTATGACTAAATCTATTTATCCAGATATTCTTTTTGTTACTAAAGAGCAAGTTGAAAAAGGAACAGTTGTATATCCTATGGGTTGCAGAGCCTTCCTTTCACCATGGTATGACAAAGATGGAAAAGAAATTTATTCAGGAAGATTTAACTTTGGTGCAACATCAATCAACCTTCCAAGAATTGCAATAAAAAATAAAGGAGACGAAGCAGGTTTCTATAAAGAACTTGACAGAATCCTTGAACTTTGTAAAGAAAATTCAGTTTTCAGAGCTAAATATCTTGAAAATACTCAGGCAGAAATTGCACCTATCATTTGGGAAGAGGGAGCTCTTGCAGAAAAAGATCCTAAAGATACAATAAAAGACCTTATTTATGGAGGATACTCAACAGTATCAATAGGATATATAGGTCTTAGTGAAGTTTCTCAATTAGTATATGGAAAAGATTTCTCACAAGACGAAGAAGTTTATGAAAAAACATTTAAAATCTTAAAACATATGGCTGATAAAGTGGCTGAGTTTAAAAAAGAAACTAATCTTGGATTTGCTCTTTACGGAACTCCAAGTGAATCACTTTGCAACAGATTCTGTAAAATAGATAAAGAAGAATTTGGAATAATTCCTATGATTACAGACAAAGGATATTATGATAACTCATTCCATGTTTCTTCTCATATAAAAATAAATCCATTTGAAAAACTTAGAATGGAAGCTCCTGGACATAAATATTCTTGGGGAGGACATATAAGTTATATAGAGACAGACTCTTTAAAAAATAATCTTGAGGCTGTTTATGAAATATTAAAATATGCAAAATCTGTAGGAATTCACTATATGGGAATAAATCAGCCTGTAGATAAATGCCATAAATGTGGATTTTCAGGAGAATTTCTTGCAACAGAAGAAGGATTTACTTGTCCTAACTGTGGAAACCATGACAGTACACAGATGAATGTTATAAGAAGAGTGTGTGGATATTTAAGTCAGCCAGATGCAAGACCATTTAACAGTGGAAAACAAAAAGAGGTTATAGCAAGAGTAAAACATATGTAG